One Gadus macrocephalus chromosome 17, ASM3116895v1 genomic window, TGGACCAGGGACTCCTCGTATGACAGGTTGAACACGTAGTGTGATTTGAACAGTCCATCAAAAGCACCTAAGGAGCTGGTGGCTTGGCAGGGGATGAGCTGTTTATCAACGACGATATAGATGGTGTCAATCTTGTTCTGGGTGCGACCAGCAGCAAGGATGTACGGTTGTTGACCCTTTCTCCCACGCAGGGGTTCATCAATGCTGCAGCACGACTGAAAAACAGAATAAGTTGAACACCTTAATGTTAGTGCTCCCTCTTTTATGACGTTATTCAATAGTTTGCTTTTCAATATCGTGTTTGACAAATATCACtaatttttttccattttatttttctatttcatGAATTAATTCTCAAAAATCCATCTAAAGCGCGTTAATGGCAAAGAGGGCCTTGTATATTAAATCATAAAGTCCatgaaataatgttttttgttttttttaaatgttacccAAATAGTAACagaatttttatattttaataattacaGATTGCTGGAAGGAAACAAGCAGGTGTTAAATGCTGTTGTTAAGGGCACTACTTTGATTTTCTACTTTTAAGTTTAATGTTGTTTCTCATTTGTAATTAAATGTCATTTATCAAATGCAAAAGTCTGCTTTGTATATGGGCCTTTGGCCTACCTGCTCGCTAAGCGATAGGCATCAGCCTTTGAAAAACTCATATTGGGCAACTACCAACTAGATTAGTTCTCTCTTTTGTTGCTGGGGAAAGAACAGATGAGACATCCATACCTTGTGAAAGTGAACCATTTTTTCCACTGCATCACTGGCACTGATTTTGCTCCTCTTCCGTCCAGCTGTGGATGGCAAGAGAtgaaggagcagcagcagagaagcCATGTCACTGTTCCAGCCTATCAGGAGGGGAGATACAACACAAAACAAGTAATCAGTATCTACTTGGAAGGCACAAAGTAAAGAGCACTAGCTATTTGGAATGAAAACCAACACTGCACACTTACTAGTGTCATCATTCTCCGTAGGTTTCTCAGCAGCATTCAGAAGTCGGCACAGCTCTTTTGACTGAGTCAGTTGTTTGGCCTCTTTGATAACCTTGTTCTTGAATGCCGTGTCCCACTTGTCAAGCATCTTGGATGCTGTTTCACCACCAAACAGCAGCAGGAAGTCTTGATTCAGCTGTTGATCATACACAAatgtaaatacataaatacaaatacgCTAATGGTCAATAATTGCTTTAAGCTATAGTATTAGTTATTATCTCTTAGTAGCCTAGGCTACAATTGATTGCATCTTCTTTGTATAATAAGCCAAGCTCGGTCTGTTGCTAATGATATTGaaatattgttgaaaacttaaacTTAACTTAAATTAAACAGACTTCTGAAATAGTCGGCCTCATGTTATACAAGCATAACTAAACTATGTGGGATATATTCGATTCCTGACCGCTTTTAAAGTCTATTGGCCTTGGATCTATAGAGTGACGCGCAAAAGCACAGCCAGGTATGGTGTGCAATGGAGATTCCAAAGCGCTCTTCTTTGGTCAGTACCAAGAGACGTCTTTACACTCCCGGACCCTACCCACTGGcagtttattttttatgcaaacGCGATTAGACGCTCCGCAGCACAagagggggtgcgggggggcttgggtagaggtgttgctgcgttgtctacaacagagacaataaCGCAGTGATATcaacatgagcagttctaactggcgAGA contains:
- the LOC132475521 gene encoding uncharacterized protein LOC132475521 isoform X2 produces the protein MLDKWDTAFKNKVIKEAKQLTQSKELCRLLNAAEKPTENDDTSWNSDMASLLLLLHLLPSTAGRKRSKISASDAVEKMVHFHKSCCSIDEPLRGRKGQQPYILAAGRTQNKIDTIYIVVDKQLIPCQATSSLGAFDGLFKSHYVFNLSYEESLVQLYTFVQTTVYNIDVTTTDESPRIRELRAKLLN
- the LOC132475521 gene encoding uncharacterized protein LOC132475521 isoform X1; the protein is MMLNQDFLLLFGGETASKMLDKWDTAFKNKVIKEAKQLTQSKELCRLLNAAEKPTENDDTSWNSDMASLLLLLHLLPSTAGRKRSKISASDAVEKMVHFHKSCCSIDEPLRGRKGQQPYILAAGRTQNKIDTIYIVVDKQLIPCQATSSLGAFDGLFKSHYVFNLSYEESLVQLYTFVQTTVYNIDVTTTDESPRIRELRAKLLN